The DNA sequence ACTGCTGCAAATGATTCATTTCCCGGATAGCATTTTCCAATAGGAGTTCATCCTTCTTTCGGAAAGTCCGAATGAGGCCATCACGATTTTCAGTAAAGAATCGCAGGATATAGTCAATGTTCAGATCATTCAGTAAAGGGGCAATCCAGTCGGCATCGAAATGGACGATGCTGCGTTCATAGGCATCCTTGTCTCCAATTACGTAGGCACGGTGAACCGTCATCCCATCCATCATCAGCAAGTCGCCAGGCTGAAGATAATAGATTTTATTACCGACCAGGAACCGACAATTTCCGCCGTGGAACAGGAATATTTCATATTGCGGATGTGTATGGAAATCTAGGGCATATGCTTGCCCTTTGACGTGATATCCGATCAACAATTTTTCAATGATACGTGTCACCTCCCTCTCTTTGACACTTCAAAGTATAGAATAACAGCGGTTACAATTCAATGTCCTGAAATGCTTACATTTTTCAAATAATTGACCAAGAGTGCTTTTTGTTGTTCAAAAAAACAAAGTCGAGAAAAATACTTCTCGACTTTACTTGGTACAACAGTGTTTTGGGTGATTTGTGAACAAAATGGTACATTAGTTGGATGTACACCCTCCAGGAACTCAAGCGCTGAATGCAACTAATCGTATCCTGTAGAACGGTTCTGAATCCTAGAGTTCTCCGCCTAACGCTGAGCTCAGGATTCATCACACACTTTTTAGTTGAACTCTGAATCCCAGAAACCTGTGCCTAAGCTGACAACCACACACAGACAAAAAGCGTCCGCTTTGTGTTTGTCCTCTTAGTGCTCGGTTTCTACCCGGGATTCATCGTATCCTTTTATAATTTGGCTTGCCATTTGTCGGTCCAAACTAGGTCGTTGTGACCGCCTTTGAATTCGGATTTGCCTTCCAGTTTGTCGATGACTTGTTTGATTGTTTCTTTGTTGTTGTGGTAAGCATTGATGAATGTTTTCACCATTGTCGCATCATGCAGATGTGTCGTGAAATTCAATGATACGAACGCATGCGGAACTTCCCATACAAACCAAGGAACTTCATTTGCCATGGCAGTACTCCATTGGATGCGGTAGTTGTTTTGTGCGCCGTAGCCTACGATATCAGAAACTTCCAAAGCGAAGTCCACTTCATCACGGTATTTTAAAGTAGCGCCTTTAACGCGTGAACCGCGTTCGTTGACAGTCACTTCGTAGCCGCGGCTTGTCAATTCATCAATGAAGAGTTGTTGCGTTGCTGAACCAGCATCATTGATTCCGCCTTTTTCGCCTTCCAAAATGTACAAACGGATGCGTTTGTGATCAACAGGGTTGATCGGCAAGTTGTTTTGGGTATCTTTGATCAAAGAGATCCCTTTGTCAGCAGCTTCCGCTCTCCATTGCAGATGCTCTTCACAGCCGATGACGTTCAAGTCTTCGCGTGTGCGCAACAATGTGCCGTTTGCTTGTTTTTCAGGCAAGTGCAATTTAGCTTTCAAGCCTAAGATACGACGCAAAGCATCAGTCAAACGTTCTTCCGTGATGACGCCGTTTTGGTAACCTTTCAGCATGAAACCGAAGTCCTCTTCGATGTTGTTGAAGAAAAGGAACATATCACAACCAGCAGCGATTGCTTTTGGAACATAATCTTCGCGGCGCATAGCCGATGTCATGCCCAGCATGTGTGTAGCATCGGTGATGACAAGGCCGTTGAAGTTCAGTTCGCCCTTCAATTCATCTTGGATCAATTCTTCCGCCAACGTTGCCGGCATGATGTCTTTGTCTTCCAAAGCAGGGTTCAATTCTTTTTGCAAAGCAGGGACTGCAATGTGTCCTGCCATGATCATTTCAACACCGCGGTCGATGTGATTTTGGTAAACTTTACCGAAAGAAGCGCGCCATTCTTCAGGGCTCAATTCATTGATGCCCAACACCAGATGCTGGTCGCGTTCTTCTGTTCCGTCTCCAGGGAAGTGCTTGATGCATTGGATAACGCCGTCTTCCATGTTTTCGCCGTTTTCAGCAGTCAAGCCATCCAAATATGCATTTGTATATTTGATGACTGTTTCTGCATCCGTACCGTAAGCACGCGTGTTAACGATTGTGTTTCTCCAGTTGTAAAGGATATCCACACATGGATCAAAGTTGACATTGACGCCTAAAGCTTTTTCTTCACGGGCAGAAACCAAGCCTGCATGATAAGAAACTTGAGGGTCGCCTGCAGCTTCAGACTGTGCACCGGAAGCGATGTAAGTACCCTCGCTGCATGCACCATTTCCGCCGGAGTCGCAGTTCGCTGCAACCAACAAAGGAATTTTGGACATTGATTGCAGGTCGTTCAATAGATCTTGGATATCTTCTTTCGAATTGCCGTGGTAACGTGCGCCACCGATGTGGAATTTTTCGATGATTTCTTTGTTGGTGAAATCGTTCCCTGAGAAGGCATCATCTCCGAAGAAGAAAAGGTTGGTGAACAATTGTCCTACTTTTTCCTCATCTGTCATACCAGCGATCATGTCATTTACCCATTCGACCTGTTTGTCGTTCAGATTGTACGGTTTTGCTTTTAAATCAACTAATTTTGGCACTTTTGTTCCTCCTGTTAACGTAATGTTTCTAACTTGCAAATCTTGGAATGTAGATTAATCGAATTGAGCCAATAAAGCATGGAATTCCCCAAGCACTTTTTCCTGATAAGCTCCTGCATATTCTTTGTTCAGGAATTTCTCGATTGCTTCGTTGCTTAGGCGTTCCCAAGAGAATTCTTCTTTCCCGAAAAGAATCGGATAATAGAATACGCCATTTACCGTTGCCGCTTGTTCATCTCCAGGCGCGTCCCCGACCATCAAAATTTCGTCCGCTGCATAACCTTTCGTCAACAGATCAGCGATTGCGTCCGCTTTGCTGCCGACTTCCTGTCCATAGACTACGTCAACTTGCGGCATCAGATTGTGTCTGTTCCATTCGCTGTTCAAAGCTTCGCTGTTGGCTGAGCTTACGATTGCGACATCCGTCAGGCCATGGATTTTTGTCAGTCCTTCCAGAACGCCAGGGAAAGGCTTATCTTCGCCCGCTAATTCCGTTTCGATGCCTTCGTTGACTTTCTTGCTCCATACCAAAGCTTTTTCCAAATCTTCGGAAGATGCTTTCGCGATCTCCGCTTCCAGGGAAGCATTCGATAACGATGGCGCATTGTTTGCCCAAGCAGTCAGTGCCGTAATATCGCCGATGTCTTCGCCTTTTTCCTGTGCTTCAATCAGCGTCAAGACCAATGCTTTGAAGCGATTGATGCCGCGTGTGCTGGAGAACAAGTTGATGCGGTTCCAGTCAGCCAAGAAAGTTTCGCGATCTTTGATGCCGTACTCGTCAGCTGCCAAAGGTCCGAAGAAACGTTCATGTTTCACGTTCATCGTATCCATTGCGCAGCCGTCGGAATCGACGCATACTAAGAATTGTTTTTGTTTCGTAAATTGTGTTGGGTGTGTAGACATAATTTTTCTCTCCTAACTTGATATCAAAAAAAGGGCAGATAGAGAAGAACTGTGCAACACATTTCGTTCTATCTGCCCTATTCAATTACCTAAACTTATACGCCTGAATACGCGTTGAAGCCGCCATCGATCGGCAATACGACGCCGTTCACAAAGCTTGCAGCTTTCTCGTCAGCCAAGAACAACAAGCCGCCGATCAATTCATGCGGTTCGCCGAAACGGCCCATTGGCGTGCCGTTCAGAATTTTGCCCGTACGAGGAGTCGGTGTGCCATCTTCGTTGAACAACAACGCTTGGTTTTGTTTTGAAACCAAGAAACCAGGAGCGATCGCATTGACACGGATACCTACGTGCGAGAAGTGTACAGCCAACCATTCAGTCAAGTTGGAGATAGCAGCTTTCGCGCCTGAGTAAGCAACGATTTTGGTCAATGGTGTGAAACCGTTCATGCTTGAGATGTTGATGATGTTAGCGCCTGGACGGCCGACCATATCTTTAGCAAAAACTTGTGTAGGCAACACTGTACCCAAGAAGTTCAAGTTGAAGACGAATTCGATGCCGCTTTGTTCCAAGTCGAAGAATGTTTTTGTTCCTTCCGGAAGATCAGTTTCATGGTATTCGTTGTCTGTCGTTGCGCGCGGGTTATTGCCGCCTGCGCCGTTTACCAAGATATCCACTTCGCCTAATTCAGCTACTACAGCTTCTTTAGCTGCTTGCAGGCTTGGCAATTCCAATACGTTGGCTTTGAACGCTTTAGCGATGCCGCCTTCGGCTACGATTTCATCAGCATATCCTTGTGCGTTATCCAAGTTTAAGTCCAAAAGGGCTACTTTAGCGCCTGCTCTGGCGAATTCTTTCGCGAAATAAGAGCATAAAACGCCGCCAGCACCTGTTACTACTACTACTTTATCGGTAAAATCATGAACGAATGGGCTTGTCATGGTGATTTTCCTTCTTTCTTATTGTTATTGTTGAGCTTTCAAGTTTTTCTTAACTGCTTCTTCCAAACCATTCAGGTAAGTTGCACCTAATGCACGGTCATACAAACCATAACCAGGTTTACCGGTTTCTCCCCAAATCATACGGCCATGGTCTGGACGGATTGCACCTTCAAAGCCGCCTTCAACACATGCTTTTACTACTTCATACATATCGATGGATCCCATTTCAGACAAGTGAGCTGACTCTTCAAATGAACGTCCACCGACTAATTTCACGTTACGTGCATGCACGAAGTTCACACGTTTTTTAGCAAGCATATCTTTCAAGATAGCCACTGCATCGTTTTTAGGATCTGAAGCGAATGAGCCTACGCATAATGTAACGCCGTTATATTCGCTGTCGTACAATTTGATGAAGCGGTTCAATGCTTCTCCGCCAGTGATGATACGAGGCAATCCGAAGATGCTGTATGGAGGATCATCAGGGTGGATAGCCATCTTGACGCCGGCTGCCTCAGCTGTAGGCATGATCGCTTTGATGAAGTATTCCAGGTTTTCCCATAGTTTTTCTTCGTCAACTTCTTTGTATTCATCCATTAAAGCGTTCATTTCTTCAGCATTGTAGCTTTCGTCCCAACCTGGAAGAGAAAGCGTACGTGGGTCCATTTTGTTTACTTCTTCTTCATCGAAGATCAATGCATTTGAACCATCAGGTAATTCGTATGCCAAGTTGGAACGAGTCCAGTCAAAGATTGGCATAAAGTTGTAACATACAACAGGAATTCCTGCTTTACCTAAGTTGCGTAAGGTTTCTTTGTATGCCTCGATGTATTGGTCACGGTCTGGACGACCCAATTTGATGGATTCGTGAACCGGAACAGATTCAATGACTGAGATGTACATACCTTCAGCTTCAACGCCCGTTTTCAACTTTTCGATTCTTTCCAAAGGCCAAGATTGACCAACAGGGATATCGTAAACTGCAGTGACGATTCCTTTCATACCAGGGATTTGACGAATATTTTTCAGTGTAACAGGGTCCTCATGACCGTACCATCTGAATGACATTTCCATTGCAATACACTTCCTCTTCTTTTTTTGTTTTTTTATTTTTTAAA is a window from the Trichococcus shcherbakoviae genome containing:
- a CDS encoding glycoside hydrolase family 3 N-terminal domain-containing protein; translated protein: MPKLVDLKAKPYNLNDKQVEWVNDMIAGMTDEEKVGQLFTNLFFFGDDAFSGNDFTNKEIIEKFHIGGARYHGNSKEDIQDLLNDLQSMSKIPLLVAANCDSGGNGACSEGTYIASGAQSEAAGDPQVSYHAGLVSAREEKALGVNVNFDPCVDILYNWRNTIVNTRAYGTDAETVIKYTNAYLDGLTAENGENMEDGVIQCIKHFPGDGTEERDQHLVLGINELSPEEWRASFGKVYQNHIDRGVEMIMAGHIAVPALQKELNPALEDKDIMPATLAEELIQDELKGELNFNGLVITDATHMLGMTSAMRREDYVPKAIAAGCDMFLFFNNIEEDFGFMLKGYQNGVITEERLTDALRRILGLKAKLHLPEKQANGTLLRTREDLNVIGCEEHLQWRAEAADKGISLIKDTQNNLPINPVDHKRIRLYILEGEKGGINDAGSATQQLFIDELTSRGYEVTVNERGSRVKGATLKYRDEVDFALEVSDIVGYGAQNNYRIQWSTAMANEVPWFVWEVPHAFVSLNFTTHLHDATMVKTFINAYHNNKETIKQVIDKLEGKSEFKGGHNDLVWTDKWQAKL
- a CDS encoding HAD family hydrolase; its protein translation is MSTHPTQFTKQKQFLVCVDSDGCAMDTMNVKHERFFGPLAADEYGIKDRETFLADWNRINLFSSTRGINRFKALVLTLIEAQEKGEDIGDITALTAWANNAPSLSNASLEAEIAKASSEDLEKALVWSKKVNEGIETELAGEDKPFPGVLEGLTKIHGLTDVAIVSSANSEALNSEWNRHNLMPQVDVVYGQEVGSKADAIADLLTKGYAADEILMVGDAPGDEQAATVNGVFYYPILFGKEEFSWERLSNEAIEKFLNKEYAGAYQEKVLGEFHALLAQFD
- a CDS encoding SDR family oxidoreductase; this encodes MTSPFVHDFTDKVVVVTGAGGVLCSYFAKEFARAGAKVALLDLNLDNAQGYADEIVAEGGIAKAFKANVLELPSLQAAKEAVVAELGEVDILVNGAGGNNPRATTDNEYHETDLPEGTKTFFDLEQSGIEFVFNLNFLGTVLPTQVFAKDMVGRPGANIINISSMNGFTPLTKIVAYSGAKAAISNLTEWLAVHFSHVGIRVNAIAPGFLVSKQNQALLFNEDGTPTPRTGKILNGTPMGRFGEPHELIGGLLFLADEKAASFVNGVVLPIDGGFNAYSGV
- the uxuA gene encoding mannonate dehydratase, which produces MEMSFRWYGHEDPVTLKNIRQIPGMKGIVTAVYDIPVGQSWPLERIEKLKTGVEAEGMYISVIESVPVHESIKLGRPDRDQYIEAYKETLRNLGKAGIPVVCYNFMPIFDWTRSNLAYELPDGSNALIFDEEEVNKMDPRTLSLPGWDESYNAEEMNALMDEYKEVDEEKLWENLEYFIKAIMPTAEAAGVKMAIHPDDPPYSIFGLPRIITGGEALNRFIKLYDSEYNGVTLCVGSFASDPKNDAVAILKDMLAKKRVNFVHARNVKLVGGRSFEESAHLSEMGSIDMYEVVKACVEGGFEGAIRPDHGRMIWGETGKPGYGLYDRALGATYLNGLEEAVKKNLKAQQ